DNA from Tripterygium wilfordii isolate XIE 37 chromosome 4, ASM1340144v1, whole genome shotgun sequence:
CCCTACTGGTCCCAATCCCTTGCACAACAGGTagagaagaagataaagatTAATCTTCTTTATATATGATGCTTCTTCATATGTATTATGTAATGTTCATTCAGAGTAGAAGATATAGATTTTCTCTGAGAAAAAATCCttgctttctttgttttctttatatGCTTTCATGTGCATGGCTTGAGGTTGTAGGGACCAAGCTTTTCTTTGACTGAGATGATTTTGAAATCTAAGAAAGTTTAAGATAAACCGTTTtcgttttggtttgttttctgttcTTCATTTACAATTCTTGAAGATGATGTTCCGTTTAAAACTTTAAATGGTAACCATGTGAAGCAGACATGAGCAAGAGCTGCAGGAAATTGTGGTTTAAGAAAAGTTGTTGTTATGCATTGATGGGATGTGTTTTCTGAATGTCTAAAAGGGAATTGAATTCATGTCAGAAGGAACTTAAATGCCAAAACCTTTTGGGGTGACAAGACTTTATTAATGCCTCTTTGGGCAGCAGCTGCCATATTGAATTCAATAGTTTGTAACTTTATGTTTTGTGTTTCCTGTTGTTCTGCATCACTTGCTTCAATTTGGTATTTCACCTTTTAAGAGAGACCAGTGCTGCTCTGGGAGAAGTCAAATCTCAAAAGGTTTTTAGAGATGGTGGAGTGGAATGATTTGGTTAtgattatcatcatcaaatcccAACAAATATAAATTCTACCAAGTTCCATTGGATTATCAGGgtggagaaaaaaataaaaaatgtcaaatgtgtAAGACCATTTATTCAAGTTGTGACCAACTCAAATGAAGGCAAAGGCCAACCAGAAAGAAATTTCATAACCAgtccataaaaaaaatcatcatcatttcACAATTATGCCGTGAGAGTAGATCAGTAGAAGACTTCATTGGTCATGGAACTCTGGCTCTCACTCTGTCAAGATTCGAGTAAATTTATCCAGATGTGACGGTAAATTTAAAGATAACAGGTAAGACCGTGAGGGTTCAGAACAAATCTTTTCAAAATCCAAAACAAGCAACTTCAAGTtggttttgattcaaatccacaCAACCATCAACTAAAATGTGCCCAGAATCATGTAGACAAAAATGCTCTGAAAACTCATCTGTAATTAAACCTAACGAAAATAGTAGTGTATCCAGTGGCAGGGCAAACACATTCAGAGAGAGCAAAATATAAGCCAAGTATTGAACAAAAAGATAGTCAGAAACCATGTCAAAGAAACATAACTGCCAATCAACTTGGATTACTCTATCcagaaaagaaacaaatgtCTGATAAAAATTAGAACAGCAAACAACTCGGTACGTCAAGTAGCAGACTAATAATGGCACCACAGAAATCTAGTTCATCCTCCTGATAAGCTCATTGATATAATCTTCACGGTTCCCTGCATCACCACCTTCAACATagtgatttcttttcttcttcaaacCACCAAGAGGTGCCTTCAACTGGATGGGCCATAGGAAGTTGTTAGCCTCCTTAAAATGGGGCCCAACAGTCATGATTTCATGAATGAGATCTTCCATACAGATGATTCCATACTTGCCCAAGACCTGCAATTAAAACAAAGGAATTATTGCCATCTAAACAAACAGACTCCATAAAAATCAGCTATTTGCTTAAACATACTTGCAACAATTACCTGTTCAATTATCGAGTTGTCAGTCAAAGCAATTCTCTGCTTGTTTACTTTCCCGTAACCTCTCTTGTAAATCAATTCCCTGACACTCTTCAAGTTTGGATAACTGAAACCATTTATATCACGATCGTTGTAAAAATTGAAGTATATGAACCTTGGGTATACTATACATCTACCATAATCACATACCCATAGGTCACATAGGGCTCAACCCTGTGCAGCATATTCATGGTTGCCTTGTTTACTTTCAGAAAAACACCATTGAAAATCTGgaaccaagaaagaaagaaagaaagaaatgtcCAATTAACACACTACATTTCACATAAAAACAACCCACAAAAATGAAGCTTAGAAAGATCAATGAGAAGAGCAAAAAGATAGATTTATActattgaaaaagaaagaacatgtACAAGACTAGGCACCTTCAAGAAAGTACGAAAGAAGAATGAAAAATAGGTTCAAGTTTAAGAAGAACGAAAAATAGGTGCAGGTTTAtgaagaatggatcaaataatAACATTTTAACCTAGCGAAGTTTGGACATAATCAGGCTCAACAAGAATAAAAATATGAACTGATTAAAACATCTAACGGCCAAGAACAAATATGATTGGGTTAGGCTATCTaaaaagacaacaaaataaTACCCGTATAAAAGTACATAATTGTTACATTCTTTATATTGATTATACAAATATATGTTAAGCAGCTTGTATGCTTTTCACGCTGTGCAAATCATTGTATAACTGTGTGCTCAAACACAGCCAGAACTCAAACAAGTCAAATCTTGGTAACAGCTTGGGGTAATTGCAGTCTGAGACTGAGCaataaacacaagaaaaaaaaaaaaaaacctctaagCATACACAAGACTATAGCAATACAGTTTCAAGGGATTTCCAAAAGGTCAACCACAGTCGTTGACAGGTAGTAGGACAAACTCAAGGGACAGAACACACACAATAGCCTGGGGGGAATTCTCACTTGGTATCGACATGAAAAATATGCATCATTGCATCACAAAGAATTCCTCAATAAGTACTCTCAACTCTCACATCATGTGGTATTAGCACggaaaataatataaaaccaGTAGGCATTGTAAACAATAAATTCTCTCAAGGATTGTGCATGTTCACAAAAAAAGCTAACTCAAATTAACAGTAGTTTGAAATGTCAACTTGAACTGGGAGGCATTGCTCATAGGGAAAAAATATAGTTAAGTAGCTAACATGAATGAAGacatttaaaatttcatttcaatCCCCTAAACTGACGAGAAACTTGCACAGAGCAGAAATAAACCCATATTTTCATGGAGGAGCACATATTGGGTAACCTTCTGGCAGCATGGCCACCTTTTTCCTTTGTTTACCCAATATAAATAAAGATGTAGAGTTACAGTTTGAATAAACAACCTAAAATTAGCACAGAGGTTAACACAAACAAAACACCAAAAGGTAAAACTACAAGTGAAGTTTTTTTCTTGATAGGCTTTACCTGTCTCAAACGCAGAAGCTGCAAAATTGTCCTGGTCTTTGGGTGCATTGCATTGATACTGaaattgaaattgtgcaaaatcaATCATTATCACACATCATACTCCAACagcaaataaaaacaaagaaaagaccaATAACAcaggtaaaaggtaaacaactcctgtgcacAAGCCTCCCGGTAGGGCGGGCAGGGGACAGGCAGGATGTTTGCAGGAATTGAGATGTGACCTGCAACTCTAACCTAAACCAATAACAAAAAAGGCATACCCGCGAATCCTAACGATGAACAGCAGCTTGGCTTCTGGGTTGACATAGAACCCTCCCTTCAATTTCGCCTCACGCTTCAATTGAATCAACTTCTTTTGCTGAGACAAAAAGAAATACAGATCAGtcagaaacttgaaaaatacCATCAAGTAAAATACTTAAAAGCTCTAGAATTTATTGAGTACACCTCCTCATCATACTCCTTCGAATACGTCATAGCTCTGCTGAAAATCAACCTGCGCTTCTCAGCTGCCTTCTTCTTCTGAACTTCCTGATCTTGTTTCTTAGCAAGAGcccattcttcttctcttttcctcttcttcaACACCGACTCTGGAACCACAACTGCTCCCTTCACTTCCTCACCCATCTCCCTGACCAAAAATACACAAAGAAATTCGTTAACATCAACAAGATCCCTATCATTTTctacaaaaaataaagatataatAGCCATTACtgtaattttcttaatttcaagAGATGCAAATACTCATACAAAGTAGAGAGATGGCAGAATACAAAAACCTATAGAGTTCATTGAttcataaaaacaagaaaagcaacaAGAATTGCAGAAACCAAGAAACATAgtggagaagagaaggaaatatTGAGAATTTACGAGATGGGTTGATATTCGAAACCTTGAAGAAATCAAATCAGTCGTCGGCCAAGGAGACTGTCGAGTGCAGCGGCTCTGGTAGAGAGATTTAAGTAGTTGCGATGCATTAGGGTTTTGTAAGATCCTGTTGAATGGCTCGAGTTATCGAACGGTCAATGTTGTTTAGCATTTGGATAATTGATCTGCACCGTCCATTTAATTAAATTACTATTTTATCCTTTTTTGGGTTTTACTCTCTGATTTTGGTCAAATCTTTCCCTCTGTTTTAAGAATTTACGATTTGACGATGACACCGCCTCAACCCAAAAGCTCCCATCCTCCGAGAAGGACAAGGTTTCTcaattaactatatatatatatataatgtatgaggatatatatataccaaaagCAAGGGTTCTCACGGTCACAATTCTTTCAAGTCTTCAGAGCCTTTGAGAGAAACAGAGAGTTGCGATTTGGTGTTTGAGGAACGATGGcctcatcaaacaagatcaggCTGATCAGTTCCGATGGAGAGACGTTTGAGGTGGACGAGACGGTGGCAGAGGAGGCTCAGACAATCAAGCATATGATCGAGGACGGTGTTTCCGAAGGAGGCATCCCTACTCCTAACGTGACAAGCAAGATTCTGGCCAAGGTCATCGAATACTGCAAAAAGCAGCTCGAGTCCAAGTCTGCTGACGGTCGCGTCTCCAACGATGAACTTAGGGCCTGGAATACCGAGTTCATGAAAGTCGACCTGTGCACGCACTTCGATCTCATGCAGGTACGTTTTCTCatgttctttattttatttgcatTAATTAAAATCGATCAGATATGCGATGCGGTAACATTATTTTTGtgggaaaatagggttttttcTTCCGTTTCTTGATAATGGGTAGTTCTTCGTTTTGGTATTTGTTATTGAATAAGGGAATTTAGACCATATTTGATGAGATTAGAGGATTTTAGATATTTGATTATGTGGGAAAGCAGGCTTCTTTAGTTTTGATGTTAATTGAGTATACAAGCTGATCGGTACAGACAGTATTGGGATTTTTCTGTCTTTGTTATTGAAGAAGTTATAGATGTTCTGTTATCCTGAGTTTTGACAACTGTGTTTCTATCGTATTATATTTAAGGCTGCAAATTATCTGAACGTAAAGGGGCTGCTGGAGCTTACTTGCCAGACAGTGGCGGATATGATTAAGGGAAAGACTCCAGAGGAGATCAGGAAGAATTTCAACATCAAGAATGATTTTACCCCGGAAGAGGAGGCGGAGATTCGCAGAGAGAACCAGTGGGCATTCGAATAAAACTCTTAATAGTGATGAAGTTCTTACCACTACAATTTACTTATCAGTTTCCTATAGGTTTTTCTATTAGGAAATAGTTTTTCTCAAGAAAGTTTTATTCTTTAGTTGAAATTCTTGTCATGTTTCCGGATTCTGGGTTTTTTAAGGGTTTGAGGATGTTTCCCTAGCTCTGTTcatcttattttttcttttttgtttttgaataatcttttggtttctatttatttttgtccAATCTTTGCATTACAATTGATCTATGCGACCCTATGTTTCATTCAATATTAGCACTCTTCAGGCAATTTTTATGTGTGCCATGGTATTTTCGACGGTTCTGACTGTCTATAGTGGAAAGCCAACAAGCAGCTCTGCCTTGTGCAACAGCTGCAAGAACATGTGCAACAGCTGCTAAACAGTGTGTGTTTTTTAGAGAGTAGTGCTTTCTATTGGACTTCAAATCGGACATTACAGTTTTAGTGCATTAATAATTCAATGGAGAAGAAGACGTCCTTCATCCTTCAGTGCAGTAGTTATTCAAGGGGAAGTCCTGTTGCTGGCATTCtgggaagagagaaagagttgGCTTTAGCCCACTAAGTGCTTGAGTAAATTCAGAATGGTTCTCAATGTGGTTATTGCTTTTGCTAATTGTCTGCAGATGTTTTGCTGTTAATATTTCAGTTACATTATTGGACTTTGTGTCTACATTCTTGAAAAACTGTATAGGCTTGCTACACTCAATGCTTGATAATTTTAACTTTGTTGTGGATATTTACTTCATGATTGTCTGTATCTAAAGTCGTAATGGTGTTGGTTTCATTGTTGCAGAACTGATGCAGGTCTTTAAGCTCTTAGTAATGCAGAGCAGACAACTCGATCATTATTCACACTCCGGGGTCAGTAATAATATGTAGTTTTGTGAGAAGtatttgttttgaaaacaagTTGCTTGATAAGAtgtttaattatatatgttagTTTGTTTGAGATTAGCCTAGGCTTGATTGATGGTTTTATTTTCCTGTTCATTATGAACTATCTTGTGacttctattgtttgtttgagaaaaataagTCATGCCTAGTCACCATGTTAGTTAACGCACATGCTAAAAATAAGCCATGCCTAGTCAACATGTTAATTTATGCACTGAAGCTTCCTGGAAGAAGCCGAATAAATGACTCAGCTTGGAAGTCAAGATAATTTATAGGGTTGGGAAAGAAAGAATTCCCAGCATCCAAAGAAAATCCCAACTATGCTAAGCTAACGTCCAAGGACGTCAAGAGATTAGAATCAACACGTTTGATCCTATCACAACACCCCAGGGAGGGTGATATCAACAACGAGAGAAAGGCTTTATCTCATCACCTATCAACCCCTATATAAAGTTTTATCTCATCACCTAACCTCTATATAAAGCTTTATCTCATCACCTTACCCCTATATAAAGGCTAACTCAAGGTACGTATTACAATTGGAAATCGCTCTATATAAAGGCTAACTCAAGGTACGTATTACAATTGAAAATCGCTAATATTATTAGAACTCCTTGAGCATTTGAGCGTTAGTGTGTCAGGGGCTGCCCTCTTCCTTTGTTTTTGCAGGATTCACGGAGGCTGCATCTACCAACCCTCTTAGTAGTTGACGTGTGATTCGTCAGTTTTTTGCATCCACACGTAGTATGATTGGTAAACCAACCTATAATCAATGACATATTTTGGTAGAGAATGAGCGACTCTATCATgacaaagggaaagaaaaaaaaggtttaattAACAAGCTATTCCATAACATGGTTGTAAGATAGAAAACCAAGGGTATAGAGGCAGTGGCTCATTCTATATATCCAACTAAACAGAAAACACAAGCTTAATTAATGAGTACTTTCTACCACGTGATAATATAGGGGCAGAATTAGCATTAACCAAGAACAATGACAGGGTTTAGAGGGTAAGcttatcaatcaatcaatctaaTTAAAGCTTGTAGAACGTTGAGGAGGTGAGAGTTTTAGGAGAAGAGATGGGAATGGGAGAGAGAggatttttaatttgaaaatatttgTTTCAGAGGAGTATTCCTGTGGAGGTATTGTTCCAGTCCAACCATGGCAAACTCCCTTATTTGAGAGGTTCGAAACCTTTGATCTGTGGAAAGCTTCACGAGGCAAAACTTTCTCAATGGCTGATGTCATATTTTGGCAAACCCCCCATCACAAACCACTCTCTTAATTATATCGAGAAATTTGATATCCCAGTTATTGAGTTGGACGCTTTAGGATCTAAGTGAATTTATGGGCTCCACATAATACACGTGAAATCATGTGTCTAATACTCAAcagttgggataactgagacaCCAACTGCTTGGATCCTTATCATAACTGTAATTATAGCCTAAAAATCAAggtaaccttttttttttaaacaatgaCAAGGTTTAGAGGTAATTTAGGGAGGGTTGGAAAATCTTAATTGGGAGGAGAAATTTCACATGGAGGGATTGGAGTCTTACCCTTCCCAAGCACCAACCTAGGGCTAAAACCGAACCAAGCATTCGACAAACTGCTCATGAACGAGTTTATTAAGAAAAGCAAACAAGCTTAAACAAAATTCATGAAGCTCGATAACTAAATGAGTCGAGCAAGAGCTAAGTTGTTACAGCCCTACCCAACCCAATCCTCACCCTCACCGACCAAATTCCAGCAAACCATTCTATCAATCACACcctcaaaagtcaaaagtaacctttttttttaccaaaattcattgttttcgtCATCCTACTTGCGTCATCTAATTAGCTATATGCCAATATAAAGCATATTCATTAATGATATGATCACAATATATGAATTGGAAAGATAAACAGATATATAATTAGTAATTAATTAGGAGAGTTTTATAGACTAGGGACCTTATCATCTAATCAAAACTTTGTTGAaagacacatatatatacatatacatatatatatatatatatatatatatagagagagagagagagagagagagagagagtagtgcCTGATCAACTTTGTGGGTAGAATTTATTTTCCTAcctatacataatacatatattgAACACTTTATTTTTAGTTCTAACTTagaatttctttttcatctaaTCAAACACACTAAAT
Protein-coding regions in this window:
- the LOC119995890 gene encoding 60S ribosomal protein L7-2-like, which produces MGEEVKGAVVVPESVLKKRKREEEWALAKKQDQEVQKKKAAEKRRLIFSRAMTYSKEYDEEQKKLIQLKREAKLKGGFYVNPEAKLLFIVRIRGINAMHPKTRTILQLLRLRQIFNGVFLKVNKATMNMLHRVEPYVTYGYPNLKSVRELIYKRGYGKVNKQRIALTDNSIIEQVLGKYGIICMEDLIHEIMTVGPHFKEANNFLWPIQLKAPLGGLKKKRNHYVEGGDAGNREDYINELIRRMN
- the LOC119997495 gene encoding SKP1-like protein 1B; this encodes MASSNKIRLISSDGETFEVDETVAEEAQTIKHMIEDGVSEGGIPTPNVTSKILAKVIEYCKKQLESKSADGRVSNDELRAWNTEFMKVDLCTHFDLMQAANYLNVKGLLELTCQTVADMIKGKTPEEIRKNFNIKNDFTPEEEAEIRRENQWAFE